From one Paramormyrops kingsleyae isolate MSU_618 chromosome 1, PKINGS_0.4, whole genome shotgun sequence genomic stretch:
- the LOC111854596 gene encoding probable G protein-coupled receptor 85, whose product MIPPSMANYSHAGEHSILQSVSPLATFLKLTSLGFIIGVGVVGNFLISILLIKDKSLHRPPYYFLLDLCASDILRSAICFPFVFTSVKNGSAWTYGTLTCKVIAFLGVLACFHTAFMLFCVSVTRYLAIAHHRFYTKRLTFWTCLAVICMVWTLSVAMAFPPVLDVGTYSFIREEDQCTFQHRSFRANDSLGFMLLLALILLATQLVYLKLIFFVHDRRKMKPVQFVPAVSQNWTFHGPGASGQAAANWLAGFGRGPTPPTLLGIRQNANPAGRRRLLVLDEFKTEKRISRMFYVMTFFFLMLWGPYLVACYWRVFARALAVPGGYLTAAVWMSFAQAGVNPFICIFSNRELRRCFSTTLLYCRKSRLPREPYCVI is encoded by the coding sequence ATGATCCCTCCATCTATGGCGAACTATAGCCATGCAGGTGAGCACAGCATCTTGCAGAGTGTGTCTCCCCTCGCCACGTTCCTCAAACTGACCTCCCTGGGCTTCATCATCGGGGTCGGCGTGGTCGGCAACTTCCTGATCTCCATCCTGCTCATCAAAGACAAGAGTCTGCACAGGCCACCCTATTACTTTTTGCTGGACCTCTGTGCCTCTGACATCCTGCGCTCGGCGATCTGTTTCCCGTTCGTGTTCACCTCTGTGAAGAATGGCTCGGCGTGGACCTACGGCACGCTCACCTGCAAAGTGATCGCCTTCCTGGGCGTGCTCGCCTGCTTCCACACGGCCTTCATGCTCTTCTGCGTCAGCGTGACCCGCTACCTGGCCATCGCGCACCACCGCTTCTACACCAAGCGGCTGACCTTCTGGACCTGCTTGGCCGTCATCTGCATGGTGTGGACGCTCTCGGTGGCCATGGCCTTCCCGCCCGTGCTGGACGTGGGCACCTACTCCTTCATCCGGGAGGAGGACCAGTGTACCTTCCAGCACCGCTCCTTCCGGGCCAACGACTCGCTGGGCTTCATGCTCCTCCTGGCCCTCATTCTCCTGGCCACCCAGCTCGTCTACCTCAAGCTCATCTTCTTCGTCCATGACCGGCGGAAGATGAAGCCCGTTCAGTTCGTGCCGGCCGTCAGCCAGAACTGGACCTTCCACGGACCCGGGGCCAGTGGGCAGGCAGCCGCCAACTGGCTGGCCGGCTTCGGTAGGGGTccgaccccccccaccctgctggGGATCCGGCAGAACGCAAACCCGGCGGGCCGGCGCCGCCTGCTGGTCCTGGACGAGTTCAAGACAGAGAAGCGCATCAGCAGGATGTTCTACGTCATGACGTTCTTCTTCCTGATGCTGTGGGGGCCCTACCTGGTGGCGTGCTACTGGAGGGTGTTTGCCAGGGCCCTGGCTGTGCCGGGGGGCTACCTGACGGCCGCTGTCTGGATGAGCTTCGCCCAGGCCGGTGTCAACCCCTTCATCTGCATCTTCTCCAACCGCGAGCTCAGGCGCTGTTTCAGCACCACGCTCCTGTACTGCAGGAAATCCCGGTTACCGAGGGAACCCTACTGTGTTATATGA